One region of Intestinimonas massiliensis (ex Afouda et al. 2020) genomic DNA includes:
- the larA gene encoding nickel-dependent lactate racemase, whose translation MQIAYGTSGIPWVRSLEGVEVLESGIGELKATKSEDELVLEAMAKPIDSPKLSELAKGKKTCTIIISDHTRPVPSKHIIPFMLAELRQGSPDIDITLLVATGFHRPTSKDELIQKLGEKIVAEEKIVIHDSQDPASNVEIGVLPSGARLVIDKVAAETELLVSEGFIEPHFFAGFSGGRKSVLPGVCDQVTVLGNHCAKFIASDCARTGVLKGNPLHIDMVDAARQAKLAYIVNVIIDEDKKVVAAFAGNYVKAHETGCAFLKGYCRVKPQKRGDVVITSNGGAPLDQNMYQSVKGLTAAESAAAPGAVLIICSRCNDGTGGEGFYRALKDCESPEKLQEETLKIPMEQTNPDQWEYQILVRMMCKHHIIFVSDPSARQFVEDMKLEYAPDLETALDRAYALKGKDAHTVVIPNGISVIVEE comes from the coding sequence ATGCAAATCGCGTACGGAACCAGCGGGATACCCTGGGTGCGGAGCCTGGAGGGCGTGGAGGTTCTGGAGTCCGGGATCGGCGAGCTGAAGGCGACGAAGAGCGAGGACGAGCTGGTGCTGGAGGCCATGGCCAAGCCCATCGACTCTCCCAAGCTGTCCGAGCTGGCCAAGGGCAAAAAGACCTGCACCATCATCATCAGCGACCATACCCGTCCGGTGCCCAGCAAGCACATCATCCCCTTCATGCTCGCCGAGCTGCGGCAGGGCAGCCCCGATATCGACATCACCCTGCTGGTGGCCACCGGCTTCCACCGCCCCACCAGCAAGGACGAGCTCATCCAAAAGCTGGGCGAAAAGATCGTGGCGGAGGAGAAGATCGTCATCCATGACAGCCAGGACCCGGCCAGCAACGTGGAGATCGGCGTGCTGCCCTCCGGGGCCCGGCTGGTCATCGACAAGGTGGCGGCCGAGACCGAGCTGCTGGTCAGCGAGGGCTTTATCGAGCCCCACTTCTTCGCCGGCTTCTCCGGCGGCCGCAAGAGCGTGCTGCCCGGCGTGTGCGATCAGGTGACGGTGCTGGGCAACCACTGCGCCAAGTTCATCGCCTCCGACTGCGCCCGCACCGGCGTGCTGAAGGGCAACCCCCTGCACATCGACATGGTGGACGCCGCCCGGCAGGCCAAGCTGGCCTACATCGTCAACGTCATCATCGACGAGGACAAGAAGGTAGTCGCCGCCTTTGCCGGCAACTACGTCAAGGCCCATGAGACTGGCTGTGCGTTCCTGAAGGGCTACTGCCGGGTGAAGCCCCAGAAGCGGGGCGACGTGGTCATCACCTCCAACGGCGGCGCGCCCCTGGATCAGAACATGTACCAGAGCGTCAAGGGCCTGACCGCCGCCGAGTCCGCCGCCGCTCCCGGCGCCGTGCTCATCATCTGCTCCCGCTGCAACGACGGCACCGGCGGCGAGGGCTTCTACCGGGCTCTGAAGGACTGTGAATCCCCGGAGAAGCTCCAGGAGGAGACCCTCAAGATCCCCATGGAGCAGACCAACCCCGACCAGTGGGAGTACCAGATCCTGGTGCGCATGATGTGCAAGCACCATATCATCTTCGTCTCCGACCCCTCCGCCAGGCAGTTTGTGGAGGACATGAAGCT
- a CDS encoding L-lactate permease, protein MSFDYLIALITIAWLIIGFVVLKLPGHICCPIGLAITIVLALFNWHMPVVSALTAALEGVAMAVWPIGIIVIAAIFVYNLSVKTGGMDTIKTTLTAISADRRIQVLIIAWGFGGFLEGASGFGTSVAIPAAILVGLGFNPIQSCIICLLSNVPVAELGAIGIPVITGASLTNLNATTVSGFAVLQLFVLIVVCPIFMVRLAGKLKGVWATTLVSGLAFAVPAYLIGAFVGPELSTLVGAIGSLVATFAMAKTVNKTTDKEYYMDGADAAREKMKQLSTADMVKAWSPFLLMFVSMLLTSKLFPAINAPLSAIKSAVPIYINAAGERTAMYTFSWINTPGVLIFLSGVIGGLIQGASISDMAGVLGASLKQMFKSIITIVSIIAIAKVMGYAGMVADIATGMVALTGSLYPLFAPIIGGIGTFITGSVTSSCTLFSALQAQTASTLGLSQEWLVAANAAGATVGKVISPQSIAMAAAATGCVGSDGIIIRKAIVYCAIFLVFLCVFSYAGVYWFSIG, encoded by the coding sequence ATGAGCTTTGATTATTTGATCGCACTGATTACCATCGCCTGGCTGATCATAGGCTTTGTCGTTTTGAAGCTGCCGGGCCACATCTGCTGTCCCATCGGTTTGGCCATCACCATCGTGCTGGCCCTGTTCAACTGGCATATGCCCGTGGTCAGCGCTCTGACCGCCGCCCTGGAGGGCGTGGCCATGGCCGTCTGGCCCATCGGCATCATCGTCATCGCCGCTATTTTCGTCTATAACCTGTCAGTCAAAACTGGCGGCATGGATACCATCAAGACTACCCTGACCGCCATCTCCGCCGACCGCCGTATCCAGGTCCTCATCATCGCATGGGGCTTTGGCGGTTTCTTGGAGGGCGCCTCCGGCTTTGGCACCTCCGTGGCCATCCCCGCCGCCATCCTGGTGGGCCTGGGCTTTAATCCCATCCAGTCCTGCATCATCTGTCTGCTGTCCAACGTCCCCGTAGCGGAGCTGGGCGCCATCGGCATCCCCGTCATCACCGGCGCCAGCCTGACCAATCTCAACGCCACCACCGTCAGCGGCTTTGCTGTTCTGCAGCTCTTCGTGCTGATCGTGGTCTGCCCCATCTTTATGGTGCGCTTGGCGGGCAAGCTCAAGGGCGTGTGGGCCACCACCCTGGTTTCCGGCCTGGCCTTTGCCGTTCCGGCCTATCTTATCGGCGCCTTTGTCGGCCCCGAGCTGAGCACCCTGGTGGGCGCCATCGGCTCTCTGGTGGCCACCTTCGCCATGGCTAAAACCGTCAACAAGACCACGGATAAGGAATACTACATGGACGGCGCCGACGCCGCCCGTGAAAAAATGAAGCAGCTCTCCACCGCCGATATGGTCAAGGCGTGGAGCCCCTTCCTCCTCATGTTCGTCTCCATGCTGCTCACCTCCAAGCTGTTCCCCGCCATCAACGCCCCCCTGTCCGCCATCAAGAGCGCCGTGCCCATCTACATTAACGCCGCCGGTGAGCGGACGGCCATGTATACTTTCTCCTGGATCAACACCCCCGGCGTGCTGATTTTCCTGTCCGGCGTCATCGGCGGCCTCATCCAGGGCGCCTCGATTTCCGATATGGCAGGCGTGTTGGGCGCCTCCCTGAAGCAGATGTTTAAGTCCATCATCACCATCGTCTCCATTATCGCCATCGCCAAGGTCATGGGCTATGCCGGCATGGTGGCCGATATCGCCACCGGCATGGTGGCCCTCACCGGCTCTCTGTATCCCCTGTTCGCCCCCATCATCGGCGGCATCGGTACCTTTATCACCGGCAGCGTCACCTCCTCCTGCACCCTGTTCAGCGCCCTGCAGGCACAGACCGCCTCCACACTGGGGCTGAGCCAGGAGTGGCTGGTGGCCGCCAACGCCGCCGGTGCTACAGTAGGCAAGGTCATCTCGCCCCAGTCCATCGCCATGGCCGCTGCGGCCACCGGCTGCGTGGGCTCCGACGGCATCATCATTCGGAAGGCCATCGTCTACTGCGCCATCTTCCTGGTCTTCCTGTGCGTCTTCTCTTACGCCGGCGTCTATTGGTTCAGCATCGGCTGA
- a CDS encoding LysR substrate-binding domain-containing protein: MERYFALLKILEIGSFTKAAEAMGYSQSAVSQMVQSLESELSLKLLYRSRNGIKLTPEGEALLPYIQRTVNHYNAMLEKTRELKGLNGGLIRIGTLSSVSSQWLPGLIKDFQTLYPKVHFLLHQGDYTTIPAWVRAGEIDFGFVNPDAESVRGLHTIFVTSGGHKAILHPDHPLAAQPWVTLEQLAKETFLLLEEGCLSEPLEAFRTLGLEPRVELRMHDNFSICSMVEANVGVSILPELALRKMNFRIVQLPTVPPVIRRVSLVMKDPDILPIASRYFIEFFLKRADTLP; the protein is encoded by the coding sequence TTGGAACGGTATTTTGCCCTGCTGAAAATTTTGGAGATCGGCAGCTTTACCAAGGCGGCCGAAGCCATGGGGTATTCCCAGTCGGCGGTGAGCCAGATGGTGCAGTCGCTGGAGTCAGAGCTGTCGCTGAAGCTGCTCTACCGCTCCCGCAACGGCATCAAGCTGACCCCGGAGGGAGAGGCCCTCCTTCCATACATCCAGAGGACGGTCAACCACTACAACGCCATGCTGGAAAAGACCCGGGAGCTGAAGGGCCTGAACGGCGGCCTGATCCGGATCGGCACCCTGTCCAGCGTCTCCAGCCAGTGGCTGCCCGGGCTCATCAAGGACTTTCAGACCCTGTACCCCAAGGTCCACTTTCTGCTGCACCAGGGGGACTACACCACCATCCCGGCCTGGGTCCGGGCGGGGGAGATCGACTTCGGCTTCGTCAACCCGGACGCGGAGAGTGTCCGCGGCCTGCACACCATTTTTGTCACCAGCGGAGGGCACAAGGCTATTCTCCACCCCGACCACCCTCTGGCCGCCCAGCCGTGGGTCACCCTGGAGCAGTTGGCCAAGGAGACCTTCCTGCTGCTGGAGGAGGGGTGCCTCAGCGAGCCTCTGGAGGCCTTCCGCACCCTGGGACTGGAGCCACGGGTGGAGCTGCGGATGCACGACAACTTTTCCATCTGCTCCATGGTGGAGGCCAATGTGGGAGTCAGCATCCTGCCCGAGCTGGCCCTCAGAAAGATGAACTTCCGCATCGTGCAGCTCCCCACCGTGCCGCCCGTCATCCGCCGGGTGTCGCTGGTGATGAAGGACCCCGATATCCTGCCCATCGCCAGCCGGTACTTCATCGAGTTCTTCCTCAAGCGGGCGGACACCCTGCCGTAG
- a CDS encoding metal-dependent transcriptional regulator, producing the protein MTINESVEDYLEAILVLKEKNGMVRSIDVVHHMNYSKPSISRAMSRLRENGYITMDPEGWLGLTDAGREIAERIYERHRLLTEWLTALGVDPEVAREDACRMEHDISAETFDCIRAHILRNGQKRN; encoded by the coding sequence TTGACCATCAACGAGTCGGTCGAGGACTATCTGGAGGCCATTCTGGTGCTGAAGGAGAAGAACGGCATGGTCCGGTCCATCGACGTGGTACACCACATGAACTACAGCAAGCCCAGCATCAGCCGGGCCATGAGCCGCCTGCGGGAAAACGGCTACATCACCATGGACCCGGAGGGCTGGCTGGGGCTGACCGACGCCGGGCGGGAGATCGCCGAGCGCATCTACGAGCGCCACCGCCTGCTCACCGAGTGGCTGACCGCTCTGGGCGTGGACCCCGAGGTGGCCCGGGAGGACGCCTGCCGCATGGAGCACGACATCAGCGCCGAGACCTTCGACTGCATCCGGGCCCATATTCTCCGGAACGGCCAGAAGCGGAACTGA
- a CDS encoding DUF3793 family protein, whose translation MGSARFEETVVYHCSPALVGLKSACLISLAAEQYPGLASMVEGYRAALEGRGIRFELLCRCDRRFLLLVYRPALLERHLARPEVDRLLVQAGYPAEGPLSGRLAYLRRRLTAAGGFPHEIGLFLGYPAEDVRAFQARGGAGCKLCGYWKVYHDVEEARRQFRRFDRCRDSLLARLRAGMTLSQLFGVSGTLAA comes from the coding sequence ATGGGATCTGCGCGCTTTGAGGAGACGGTGGTCTATCACTGCTCCCCGGCGCTGGTGGGACTGAAGTCCGCCTGCCTCATTTCTCTGGCGGCGGAGCAGTATCCGGGGCTGGCGTCCATGGTGGAGGGCTATCGCGCCGCTCTGGAGGGGCGGGGCATCCGGTTCGAGCTGCTGTGCCGCTGCGACCGCCGGTTCCTGCTGTTGGTCTACCGACCCGCCCTGCTGGAGCGGCATCTGGCCCGGCCGGAGGTGGACCGCCTGCTGGTCCAGGCGGGCTACCCGGCGGAGGGGCCCCTGTCCGGGCGGCTGGCGTACCTGCGGCGGCGGCTGACGGCGGCGGGCGGCTTTCCCCATGAGATCGGCCTGTTTCTGGGCTACCCCGCCGAGGATGTGCGGGCGTTTCAGGCACGGGGCGGCGCGGGGTGCAAGCTGTGCGGGTACTGGAAGGTCTACCACGACGTGGAGGAGGCCCGGCGGCAGTTTCGGCGCTTCGACCGCTGCCGGGACAGTCTCCTGGCCCGGCTGAGAGCCGGCATGACGCTTTCACAACTGTTCGGCGTCTCCGGGACGCTGGCGGCGTGA
- a CDS encoding flavodoxin: MSKLAVIYWTGTGNTGAMAQAVADGAKGAGAEAELLTVSEISADAAAAYDKLALGCPAMGAEVLEEGEFEPFFTALEGKLSGKKVALFGSYGWGDGQWMREWQERTEKAGAVLCGEGLIVNEAPDEAGLESCRALGARLASA; encoded by the coding sequence ATGAGTAAGCTGGCAGTGATTTATTGGACCGGAACGGGCAATACCGGCGCCATGGCCCAGGCCGTGGCGGACGGGGCCAAGGGCGCCGGGGCGGAGGCGGAGCTGCTGACCGTCTCTGAGATCAGCGCCGACGCGGCGGCGGCCTATGACAAGCTGGCCTTGGGCTGCCCCGCTATGGGGGCCGAGGTGCTGGAGGAGGGGGAGTTCGAGCCCTTCTTCACCGCTCTGGAGGGCAAGCTGTCCGGGAAGAAGGTGGCCCTGTTCGGCTCTTACGGCTGGGGCGACGGACAGTGGATGCGGGAGTGGCAGGAGCGGACCGAGAAGGCCGGCGCCGTCCTCTGCGGCGAGGGGCTGATCGTCAACGAGGCCCCCGACGAGGCGGGGCTGGAGTCCTGCCGGGCGCTGGGCGCACGCCTGGCCTCCGCCTGA
- a CDS encoding metal-dependent transcriptional regulator: MGISQAAIRYLLTIYELSDDGTAVRSVDISRRLEVTPASVVHMLGVLSAEGLAEKRYYGKVRLTERGIREANRLYTACALLKAYFTEYLEVDSETARADAVNCLCCLSERSLAQIEGKVLEERGCTA; encoded by the coding sequence ATGGGAATTTCGCAGGCCGCGATCCGCTATCTGCTGACCATCTATGAGCTCAGCGACGATGGCACCGCGGTGCGCTCGGTGGACATTTCCCGCCGCCTGGAGGTGACGCCGGCCAGCGTGGTCCACATGCTGGGCGTGCTGTCTGCCGAGGGGCTGGCAGAGAAGCGATACTACGGCAAGGTCCGGCTGACGGAGCGGGGCATCCGGGAGGCCAACCGCCTCTATACCGCCTGCGCCCTGCTGAAGGCCTATTTTACCGAATACCTGGAGGTGGACAGCGAGACGGCCCGGGCCGACGCCGTCAACTGCCTGTGCTGCCTGTCGGAGCGCAGTCTGGCCCAAATCGAGGGGAAGGTCCTGGAGGAGCGGGGCTGCACCGCCTGA
- a CDS encoding MarR family winged helix-turn-helix transcriptional regulator, with the protein MGDKREELLRQLWTAQDEAYDLMCEYDSLPHHYGENILYQAEGHIIDLIAAYPGITITDLGNILKKTPSACSQIVRKLKEKGWVEQTRNRDNNRQFNLKLTESGQKVYEDHLEFNRYCQAETFGLLAGFSSEELEHHVMVQRKINEAYQGDVRRSRERFLKSEASRNE; encoded by the coding sequence ATGGGAGATAAAAGAGAGGAACTGCTGCGGCAGCTATGGACGGCCCAGGACGAAGCGTATGATCTGATGTGCGAGTATGATTCTCTGCCCCACCACTATGGAGAGAACATCCTCTATCAGGCGGAGGGGCATATCATCGACCTCATTGCCGCCTATCCCGGCATCACCATTACCGACCTGGGCAACATTTTGAAAAAGACCCCCAGCGCCTGTTCCCAGATCGTGCGCAAGCTGAAGGAGAAGGGCTGGGTGGAGCAGACCCGGAACCGGGACAACAATCGACAGTTCAACCTGAAGCTCACGGAGAGCGGGCAAAAGGTTTATGAGGACCACCTGGAGTTCAACCGCTACTGCCAGGCCGAGACCTTCGGGCTGCTTGCGGGATTTTCCAGCGAGGAGCTGGAGCATCACGTGATGGTCCAGCGGAAGATCAACGAGGCCTATCAGGGCGACGTGCGCCGCAGCCGGGAGCGGTTTTTAAAGTCGGAGGCCAGCCGGAACGAGTGA
- a CDS encoding APC family permease, which yields MQAEKKKLGLFNIFSLGVGGAIGSGIFVMMGFGIAYTGRSIVLAVSVGCLYMLLAYLFHPIMSSMFVLPGGDYDMKAMLMGPTMTGFSALATIVNGLGMASYGLAFASYFVSVFTGLAEYQLWIAALLIVIFFAISIKGTKAMATITTIITASLLISIVVFLAAGLPQVQPGYFSNADGQFFSGGFGGLIGAIAMMSFACQGTTMAPVSVMPATKKPRKTIPIGILLICLTVAVVYALMSIVAAGVLPVEQVAGENLSLVAQTIFSPTMFNIFILGAACCAIMSSLASGMTMLRYPLLAVAEDGWLPKIFAKTTSSGYPYMMMGFFLVFSIVPLFTGLSVDALISLLMIISMVMNAYMNISMIKLVKRYPEQWKKATLHMPTPIFNCLCIIGTVCALAVSYYLFKDLSVGSMVFCVVLLVVMMGLAQLRLRTGAVKKEDLLAKRERIAAAALAATAAEEAEELREAKAAKAV from the coding sequence ATGCAAGCTGAGAAAAAGAAACTAGGGCTGTTCAATATCTTCAGCCTGGGTGTGGGCGGCGCCATCGGATCGGGCATTTTCGTGATGATGGGCTTCGGCATCGCCTATACCGGCCGCTCCATCGTTTTGGCGGTCTCCGTGGGCTGTCTGTACATGCTGCTGGCTTACCTGTTCCACCCCATCATGAGCTCCATGTTCGTCCTCCCCGGCGGCGATTATGATATGAAGGCCATGCTGATGGGGCCCACCATGACGGGCTTTTCCGCTCTGGCCACCATTGTCAACGGCCTTGGAATGGCTTCCTACGGCCTGGCCTTTGCCAGTTACTTCGTCTCAGTCTTCACAGGCTTGGCGGAATATCAGCTTTGGATCGCGGCCCTGCTGATAGTGATTTTCTTTGCCATATCCATTAAGGGCACTAAGGCAATGGCTACCATTACCACGATTATCACCGCCTCACTGCTGATTTCCATTGTCGTATTCTTGGCCGCGGGCCTTCCCCAAGTGCAGCCCGGGTATTTCTCTAACGCTGACGGCCAGTTTTTTTCCGGCGGCTTTGGCGGCCTGATCGGCGCCATCGCCATGATGTCCTTTGCCTGCCAGGGCACCACCATGGCCCCTGTCTCGGTCATGCCTGCCACCAAAAAGCCCCGCAAGACGATTCCCATCGGAATTCTGCTCATCTGCCTGACCGTCGCCGTGGTGTATGCGCTGATGTCCATTGTTGCCGCCGGCGTGCTCCCCGTGGAGCAGGTCGCGGGGGAAAACTTGTCCCTGGTGGCCCAGACCATCTTTAGCCCCACGATGTTTAACATCTTTATTCTGGGCGCCGCCTGCTGCGCCATCATGTCCTCCCTGGCCTCCGGCATGACCATGCTGCGCTACCCCCTGCTGGCCGTGGCCGAGGATGGCTGGCTGCCCAAGATCTTCGCGAAGACCACGAGTAGCGGCTACCCCTACATGATGATGGGCTTTTTCCTGGTGTTCTCTATTGTGCCGCTGTTCACCGGCCTGTCCGTGGACGCGCTGATCTCCCTGCTCATGATCATCTCCATGGTTATGAACGCCTATATGAATATCTCCATGATCAAGCTGGTCAAGCGGTATCCCGAGCAGTGGAAAAAGGCCACCCTGCATATGCCTACCCCCATCTTCAACTGCCTGTGCATCATCGGCACGGTGTGTGCGTTGGCTGTATCCTACTACCTGTTTAAGGATCTGAGCGTGGGCTCCATGGTCTTCTGTGTGGTGCTGCTGGTGGTCATGATGGGCCTGGCGCAGTTGCGGCTCAGAACCGGCGCTGTGAAGAAGGAAGATCTGCTAGCCAAACGCGAGCGGATCGCGGCCGCCGCCCTGGCCGCCACCGCGGCCGAGGAGGCCGAGGAGTTGCGGGAGGCCAAGGCCGCCAAGGCTGTCTGA
- a CDS encoding MalY/PatB family protein, giving the protein MKYDFTSIMDRHGKDAIAVDVVPQPDAAGNFVMKPLADVQIKDGLDTIPMWVADMNFPTCPTIPQAIIERAQHPAFGYFQPTEEYFDSIIQWHETRNGVTGLKREHIGYENGVLGGVISALNVFCSKGDNVLLHTPTYIGFTSALTNNGYNMVLSPLVKDAEGVWRMDFEDMEKRIVENKIHATVFCSPHNPCGRVWEKWEVEKAMELFKKHDVFVVSDEIWSDIILTGHKHVPTQSVSEDARMRTAAIYAPSKTFNLAGLVGSYHIVYNQWIRERMDKESSLPHYNDMNVLSLHALIGAYKPEGYEWCDELCETVTGNIDYACDYIAKHFEGVEVSKPQGTYMLFLDCSKWCEVHGKTIDDVEKAGLECGVIWQDGRMFHGPCHIRLNLALPLSRVKEAFERLDKYVFNA; this is encoded by the coding sequence ATGAAGTACGATTTCACCTCTATCATGGACCGCCATGGCAAGGACGCCATCGCCGTCGACGTGGTCCCCCAGCCGGATGCCGCGGGCAACTTCGTTATGAAGCCCTTGGCGGACGTACAGATCAAGGATGGCCTGGACACCATCCCTATGTGGGTGGCCGACATGAACTTCCCTACCTGCCCTACCATCCCCCAGGCCATCATCGAGCGGGCCCAGCATCCGGCCTTCGGCTACTTCCAGCCCACCGAGGAGTACTTCGACTCCATTATCCAGTGGCACGAGACCCGCAACGGGGTCACCGGCCTGAAGCGGGAGCACATCGGCTATGAAAACGGCGTCCTGGGCGGCGTGATCAGCGCCCTGAACGTGTTCTGCTCCAAGGGTGACAACGTGCTGCTGCACACCCCCACCTACATCGGCTTCACCAGTGCCCTCACCAACAACGGCTATAACATGGTCCTCTCTCCCCTGGTCAAGGACGCCGAGGGCGTCTGGCGCATGGACTTTGAGGACATGGAGAAGCGCATCGTGGAGAACAAGATCCACGCCACCGTCTTCTGTTCCCCCCACAACCCCTGTGGCCGCGTGTGGGAGAAGTGGGAAGTGGAGAAGGCCATGGAGCTGTTCAAGAAGCACGACGTGTTCGTGGTCTCCGACGAGATCTGGTCCGATATTATCCTCACCGGCCACAAGCACGTGCCCACCCAGTCCGTCAGCGAGGACGCCCGGATGCGCACCGCTGCCATCTACGCTCCCTCCAAGACCTTCAATCTGGCTGGCCTGGTTGGCTCCTACCATATCGTCTACAACCAGTGGATCCGGGAGCGGATGGACAAGGAGTCCTCTCTGCCCCACTACAACGACATGAACGTCTTGTCCCTCCACGCACTCATCGGGGCCTACAAGCCCGAGGGCTACGAGTGGTGCGACGAGCTGTGCGAGACCGTCACCGGCAACATCGACTACGCCTGTGACTACATCGCCAAGCACTTCGAGGGCGTGGAGGTCTCCAAGCCCCAGGGCACTTACATGCTGTTCCTGGACTGCTCCAAGTGGTGTGAGGTTCACGGCAAGACCATCGACGACGTGGAGAAGGCCGGCCTGGAGTGCGGCGTCATCTGGCAGGACGGCCGGATGTTCCACGGCCCCTGCCATATCCGTCTGAACCTGGCTCTGCCCCTCTCCCGTGTGAAGGAGGCCTTCGAGCGACTGGACAAGTACGTCTTCAACGCCTGA
- a CDS encoding peroxiredoxin-like family protein, whose amino-acid sequence MPKLTVGTQMPDFTFDTPFESGRTLAETAGKTAGKTALVFLRYYGCTLCQYDIHQFTAQYDKIAATGGQMLVVLQSDPAKLAGQMKPGDLPFDIVCDPEQKLYKKFEIAPAESKAKMADLKTMGKIAKATAGGFKHGDYEGDELQLPACFVMGPDRVLSYAHYGVSAGDVPTPQELVELLK is encoded by the coding sequence ATGCCCAAGCTCACTGTGGGTACCCAGATGCCCGACTTCACCTTCGACACCCCCTTTGAAAGCGGCCGCACCCTGGCCGAGACCGCCGGGAAGACGGCAGGGAAGACCGCCCTGGTGTTCCTGCGCTACTATGGCTGCACCCTGTGCCAGTACGACATCCATCAGTTTACCGCCCAATATGACAAAATCGCCGCCACCGGCGGGCAGATGCTGGTGGTGCTTCAGTCCGACCCCGCCAAGCTGGCAGGCCAGATGAAGCCCGGCGACCTGCCCTTCGACATCGTCTGCGACCCGGAGCAGAAGCTGTACAAGAAATTTGAGATCGCCCCCGCCGAGTCCAAGGCCAAGATGGCCGATCTGAAGACCATGGGAAAGATCGCCAAAGCCACCGCCGGCGGCTTCAAGCACGGCGATTACGAGGGGGACGAGCTCCAACTCCCCGCTTGTTTCGTCATGGGGCCGGATCGGGTCCTGAGCTACGCCCACTACGGCGTCTCCGCCGGGGACGTGCCCACGCCGCAGGAACTGGTGGAATTGCTGAAATAA
- a CDS encoding helix-turn-helix transcriptional regulator, translating into MQLSRLFELVYLLLDRKGMTADELAEHFEVSRRTIYRDVDTLAQAGIPIYAERGKGGGIRLTEQFVLNKSVLSAEERRSLLAALRGMEAVGPGGAGPVLDKLSALFGGEEEDWLQVDFSAWSPDSPLTDRFRRLREAIFRREVLTFRYSGAAGGTEVRTAEPMKLVFRGNDWYLLAWCRRREDFRYFKLTRMDGVEAPGERFRRRALPPPATEDRADGYGGSAVDLEARIAPTMAFRVRDEFPPERREELPDGGFRVRLRLPDNEWMYEYLMTYGGALRVLSPERVRQELARRHWAAWETNKEEDG; encoded by the coding sequence ATGCAGTTATCCCGGCTGTTCGAGCTGGTTTACCTACTGCTGGACCGCAAGGGCATGACGGCGGACGAGCTGGCCGAGCACTTCGAAGTCTCGCGCCGCACCATCTACCGGGACGTGGACACCCTGGCCCAGGCGGGTATCCCCATCTACGCCGAGCGGGGCAAGGGAGGCGGCATCCGGCTCACCGAGCAGTTCGTCCTCAACAAGTCGGTGCTCTCCGCCGAGGAGCGCCGCAGCCTTCTGGCCGCCCTGCGGGGCATGGAGGCCGTGGGGCCCGGCGGCGCGGGGCCGGTGCTGGACAAGCTCTCCGCCCTCTTCGGCGGGGAGGAGGAGGACTGGCTCCAGGTGGACTTCTCCGCCTGGAGCCCCGACAGCCCGCTGACCGACCGCTTCCGGCGGCTCAGGGAGGCCATTTTCCGCCGGGAGGTCCTCACCTTCCGCTACAGCGGCGCGGCGGGCGGCACCGAGGTCCGTACCGCGGAGCCCATGAAGCTGGTCTTTCGGGGCAATGACTGGTACTTGCTGGCCTGGTGCCGCCGGCGGGAGGATTTCCGCTATTTCAAGCTCACCCGCATGGACGGTGTGGAGGCCCCCGGGGAGCGGTTCCGGCGCCGGGCCCTGCCGCCCCCGGCCACAGAGGACCGGGCGGACGGCTACGGCGGCAGCGCCGTGGACCTGGAGGCCCGCATCGCTCCGACCATGGCCTTCCGGGTGCGGGACGAGTTTCCCCCGGAGCGGCGGGAGGAGCTGCCGGACGGCGGCTTTCGGGTACGGCTGCGGCTGCCGGACAACGAGTGGATGTACGAATACCTGATGACCTACGGCGGGGCCCTGCGGGTCCTGTCTCCGGAGCGGGTCCGGCAGGAGCTGGCCCGCCGGCACTGGGCGGCCTGGGAAACCAACAAGGAGGAAGATGGATGA
- a CDS encoding S-ribosylhomocysteine lyase, with protein MELKPIASFQVDHTKLTEGMYISRVDGDVVTYDIRMVRPNCGTYLGYGAIHSFEHLFATYVRSGPLSGQVIYAGPMGCRTGFYFLVRDMAPETAIRLVRETMAFIADYQGPIPGATEAECGNYREQDLEGARAAARKMLPILKDWTVEKLAY; from the coding sequence ATGGAACTCAAACCAATTGCCAGCTTTCAGGTGGACCACACCAAGCTCACCGAGGGGATGTATATCTCCCGGGTGGACGGGGACGTGGTGACCTATGATATCCGCATGGTGCGGCCCAACTGCGGGACCTATCTGGGCTATGGCGCGATCCACAGCTTTGAACACCTGTTCGCCACCTATGTACGCAGCGGCCCCCTGTCCGGGCAGGTCATCTACGCCGGCCCCATGGGCTGCCGGACCGGATTCTACTTTCTGGTGCGGGACATGGCTCCAGAGACGGCCATCCGCCTGGTGCGGGAGACCATGGCCTTTATCGCGGACTACCAGGGCCCCATCCCCGGGGCCACCGAGGCGGAGTGCGGCAACTACCGGGAGCAGGACCTGGAGGGAGCCCGGGCCGCCGCCCGGAAGATGCTCCCCATCCTGAAGGACTGGACGGTGGAAAAGCTGGCCTATTAA